One Perognathus longimembris pacificus isolate PPM17 chromosome 13, ASM2315922v1, whole genome shotgun sequence genomic window, TAAGAATGCGGGGCTAGGGAAGCAACCCACTTTGGGGGGGAGTCCCCTGCGGAAGCCCCCCAACCCCACATCTCGGGTACAGCTTCTGCACAGCGAGAGCTCCAGAGATCCAGTAACTTTTCTGCTCCATAGGCTAAGTTCCAAAGAGTAGAGCGAGGAACCTCTGGAGCCTGGCCCTGCAGCGGCCTCCCCTGCGGGGCCTGTCACTCGCTGGGCGGGTGCAAACGCCTCTGGCGCCTCTCTGCGCCCGGGGGGAAGATCAGTGTCTGAGCCAAGCTGAACCTCGGGGCTGAGCCCGCCCgcgctgcctccccccccccccccccgcctttcgtGCTTTTTGCCCGGACGGTGCAATCggctccggtggctcatgctccgctgctctctctcctcttccaggTCTGCGCATCGCCAGAATGAAGCTGGTTTCCATCGCGCTGATGTTGCTGGGCTCCCTGGCTTTCTTAGGAGCGGATGCCGCGCGGCTCGACGTGTCCTCGGAGTTCCGAAAGAAGTGAGTCCCAGTCCAGATCCTTCTTCCCCTAGTCCTGGTAACCTGGCAGACAAGGCAAAAGTGGCCCTCGATCCTCAGCAGTTAGGAGTGGACGGGAGCGGGAACAGCCGGGACGCCCCCTGGACGTACACTCATTGGATCTGTTTGTGTTTTCTAGGTGGAATAAGTGGGCTCTAAGTCGTGGGAAGAGGGAATTGCGAGTGCCCAGCAGCCACCCCGCCGGGCTTGCTGACACGAAGGCTGCGTCTGTCCAGACTTTCATTGCGCCCCGGGATGTGAAGGACGACTCCCGGAGTCCCCAGGCCAGGTAACTTGTGCCCCGCGCGGGAGGCGTGCGGGAGGAGCgctccctctccactcccctgGCCCCCCGGACCGCCTGGGCGGGAGGAGTGCGGCTCTGGAGCCATGACACAGCCCCCTTGGGTGTTGGAATGACTCTGGTGCATGGCGATTAGGGCGAGAGCCCTGCTTGATGAGCGGGGGGGTCTCACGTTACATTCTTCTCCTCCCCAGCGGTCCTGACGCTGCCCACACCCGAGTCAAGCGCTATCGCCAGAGCATGAACAGCAACTCCCAGGGCCTGCGCAGCTTTGGCTGCCGCTTCGGGACCTGTACCGTGCAGAAGCTGGCCCACCAGATCTACCAGCTCACCGACAAGGACAAGGACGGCGTCGCCCCCAGGAACAAGATCAGCCCCCAGGGCTACGGCCGCCGGCGCCGGCGTTCCCTGCCCGAAGCCTTCCGGAGCCGGACTCCGGTGTCTTCCGAGCCGCAGGCACGCTGGCCTCCGGCCTCCCGGGTGCACCAAAGGGCCGACAACCTCCTTAGGATCTAGGGGCCTTAGGAGCCTTGAACAGTCGCTCCGGCGTCCTGTAGGCGTCTCCTGAAGCAGAGGGCTTCGGGTCGGGGGGACCAAGCGAGGCCGTCCCGCAGAGACCTTGCGTCGTGGAGACACACCGGCCGGCCGCCAGCTCTGGTTTTGCAGGGCCCCCTCTCCCCTTCGAGCCTCGGATCCGCCCGGGTGCCCCAGGGAGGGAGCAGAGGAATACCAGAGAGTGCCAGTCTCCACCGGGAAGAGGAGAAATGGAACTATTGAGACGCTCCAGGCAGGGCTGAGCCCCCGTCTTGAGCGCTCACGAACTGATTTCTCAACGGGGTGTCACCCCCATCTGGGGCGCAAGCCTCGATATTACTTGAACTTACCAAAAACCTAGGGAGGAAAAGTGCAATGCGTGTTGTACGTTACAGAGGTAACTATCGATATTTAAGTCTGTTGCTGTcgagatttttttaaacttcaaatatATAGAGATATTTTTGTACGTTATATATTGTATTAAGGGCATTTTAAAGCAACTATATTGTCTCCCTCCTACCCCCTTATTTTAAGACGTGAATGTCTAAGCGAGGTGTCATGTTTGGTtcgtgagtgtgtgcatgtgtgtgtgtgtacgggtGTGTAAGGGAGTGTTGCCTGACTGTGGAAGAAGGAAACATCGTGTCTCTGTATAAATCTATTTACATAAAATGGGTTGATACGCGAACAGCAAGCCAAATAAACTGTCTCAATGCTGATTCACTCTCGGCTCGTGCACTTAGTGCGGGACGGTCCGGGTCCCCATCCTGGTTGGCCTGGGAGCCgagggtcccccacccccacccccgctccccgGTTCCGTGGTCACAAGCCCTGCTCTCCCTGTGTGagtgagtggggtgggggtggggggcgcagaGCGCGTGTCCTGGATGGGAGTCAGGCCTTCGCGGAGCCGCCCCGGGTCACCGCCTCGCGTGGCAGCCGGGCTAGGCGGGGTGGGGTGAGACCCAGCGGGTGGACCAGCCTCGGGTTCTGCGGGTTGCGCAACGGAGTCCCAGTTTTAGGGGAGCTGCTCACCGAACCTTGCGAGAACGCGCGCCtcggagaatgtgtgtgtgtgtgtgtgtgtgtgtgtgtgtgtgtttctcgaGCCTTTCTAAGTGGCACCCGTTCATCTACATCGGTGGGtgtgaaag contains:
- the Adm gene encoding pro-adrenomedullin codes for the protein MKLVSIALMLLGSLAFLGADAARLDVSSEFRKKWNKWALSRGKRELRVPSSHPAGLADTKAASVQTFIAPRDVKDDSRSPQASGPDAAHTRVKRYRQSMNSNSQGLRSFGCRFGTCTVQKLAHQIYQLTDKDKDGVAPRNKISPQGYGRRRRRSLPEAFRSRTPVSSEPQARWPPASRVHQRADNLLRI